The following coding sequences lie in one Pseudomonadota bacterium genomic window:
- a CDS encoding SDR family oxidoreductase, whose protein sequence is MASRDDAVVITGAESGIGGACALGFGHAGYAVALLFHNDDQAARERLGEIEAAGGSGVTIQCDVRDESSVAGAFERVEDALGIADVLINSAGLNESGIHVADMELVQWERLIATDLTGAFLTSRRFVRALHAAGRSGAIVNISSIHAKAVRAGAADYCAAKGGLKRLTETMALEEAANGIRVNAISPGMILTPMNPRAVADAEYRRSLEAAIPVGRAGTPEEVAGLALWLASPAAGYVTGASVVMDGGLSLVLGQGA, encoded by the coding sequence ATGGCTTCACGCGACGATGCGGTTGTGATTACTGGCGCGGAATCGGGCATCGGCGGCGCCTGCGCGCTTGGCTTCGGGCATGCGGGTTACGCAGTCGCCCTGCTGTTTCATAACGACGACCAGGCGGCCCGCGAGCGCCTCGGCGAGATCGAGGCGGCGGGCGGGTCCGGCGTCACCATTCAATGCGACGTGCGCGACGAGTCTTCGGTCGCCGGCGCTTTCGAGCGGGTCGAGGACGCACTTGGCATCGCCGATGTGCTGATCAACTCGGCCGGGTTGAACGAGAGCGGCATTCACGTCGCTGACATGGAGCTGGTGCAGTGGGAGCGGCTGATTGCGACCGACCTGACCGGCGCCTTCCTGACCTCGCGCCGCTTCGTCCGTGCCCTTCACGCGGCCGGGCGCAGCGGAGCGATCGTCAACATCTCGTCGATCCACGCGAAAGCCGTGCGCGCGGGCGCGGCGGATTATTGCGCGGCGAAGGGCGGGCTGAAGCGGCTGACCGAGACGATGGCGCTCGAGGAGGCGGCGAACGGCATCCGCGTCAACGCGATCTCGCCGGGGATGATCCTGACGCCGATGAACCCGCGCGCGGTCGCCGACGCCGAGTATCGTCGATCGCTTGAGGCCGCGATCCCCGTCGGCCGCGCGGGCACGCCCGAGGAGGTCGCCGGGCTGGCTTTGTGGCTCGCCTCGCCCGCCGCGGGCTATGTCACCGGGGCGTCGGTCGTGATGGATGGCGGCCTGTCGCTGGTGCTGGGGCAGGGCGCCTGA
- a CDS encoding glycosidase — protein sequence MHREQVTSNPVILDFNVERLERVTLEGPPALTERAYMSPYVWAAEGGYEMLIRARLRMGAPLTDTGVIWHGRSEDGVHFVMADEPAITPGPDPIDFGGCEDPTPLCMEDGSYVVYYTGVEDDFATGQMLYAAGPSIGELKKMGVALASSKTKGNTKEATVMRTADGHWRLFYEYAEDDASLIGLARGVGVAGPWKERPAPFCPREESWDNWHLSTGPMLLDDADMPVMFYNGATRDARWRIGWAAFDRNCTKVVARGIQPLITPPPVEDRTATDIAFAASVIIEDGRIWLYYSLKDAELMRAEIRRS from the coding sequence ATGCACCGCGAGCAGGTCACCTCCAATCCGGTCATCCTCGACTTCAACGTCGAGCGGCTCGAGCGGGTGACGCTTGAAGGCCCGCCGGCGCTGACCGAGCGCGCCTATATGAGCCCCTATGTCTGGGCGGCCGAGGGCGGCTACGAGATGTTGATCCGTGCGCGGCTAAGGATGGGCGCGCCGCTCACCGACACCGGCGTGATCTGGCACGGGCGAAGCGAGGACGGCGTCCATTTCGTCATGGCCGACGAACCCGCGATCACGCCCGGTCCCGACCCGATCGACTTCGGAGGCTGTGAGGATCCGACCCCCCTTTGCATGGAGGACGGCAGCTACGTCGTCTACTATACGGGCGTCGAGGACGATTTCGCGACGGGCCAGATGCTCTACGCGGCGGGGCCGTCGATCGGCGAACTCAAGAAAATGGGGGTCGCGTTGGCCTCATCGAAGACCAAGGGCAACACCAAAGAGGCGACGGTGATGCGGACCGCCGACGGTCACTGGCGGCTGTTCTACGAATATGCCGAGGACGACGCTTCGCTGATCGGGCTCGCGCGCGGCGTGGGTGTCGCTGGGCCATGGAAAGAGCGGCCGGCGCCCTTCTGCCCGCGCGAGGAAAGCTGGGACAATTGGCATTTATCGACCGGGCCAATGCTGCTCGACGACGCCGACATGCCGGTGATGTTCTACAACGGCGCGACGCGCGATGCGCGCTGGCGGATCGGCTGGGCGGCGTTCGACCGCAATTGCACCAAGGTGGTCGCGCGCGGGATCCAGCCGCTGATCACGCCGCCGCCGGTCGAGGACCGCACCGCGACCGACATCGCCTTTGCGGCGTCAGTGATCATCGAGGACGGCCGTATCTGGCTCTACTATTCTTTGAAGGACGCCGAACTCATGCGTGCCGAGATCCGCCGGAGCTGA